The genomic interval ATGGCACAGTAATTTGAGCCATTTACAAAGCTGCTCATCATTGCAGTCATCTGGACTTGGCTGCACTAATTGAATTGCCCCTCCCGAGAGTTCCCTCTGAAATGACACACAGCCGGACGGATATTAGCACAACAGTAAATGTTATTCCATTCCCTCCCTGCTGCATTCATTAATCATCACTGTCTGTCCcactccctgtctctgtcttgACCTTGAAAAGGAAGTGCTGAGAAAGTGACCAGACTGCACAGGGAGGATGCTATGCTCCGAACAAGACCCACATCCAGCTGCAGTGAAGAAGAAGCGGTCCCTGCGTCCGCACAGCCAGCCGTCTCCGGCTCTGTGCTGCGCTTGTGGACTATGCCTCATGCTGGCTGGGATCAACATCACTCTCGTGGGTGCTTTCGGCTTTGCTAAGATGCTGCCTGCCAACAACCCACCCATCATCATCGGGCCCCTCCTCCTGCTGGTGGCACTGTCGTTTTTTGCTGTGTGTTGCATGTTTAGTCGCCAGCCTTCAGCTCGCTCTTCTCATGACAACACAAGACCGGTCCACTGGGGCTTAATGGGTGGAACCGCATTCGAGATGGAGACCAGCGAGCACACGCTGCAGGACACCACGGCCATTCAGCTCAGCCCGAGTAACTCTCAATGCTCCTCTCACCACTCTAGTCCCACCCACCTACCTGCTGTCATGCTCCACCCATCAGAGACTGCTAAACTTCCAAATGGAAGTCATCCATATTGTCAGTTGTCACCAAGAGAAGATGATATGGTTCCGCTTAGCTCATATGAGGAGAGAGATACATAACCCTTAGGTCGTCTATACAATGTTGAATCTTCAAGTCTGCAAGAAGCAATACTTCCTGCACCACCCTTTAAAAGTCTTGTCAGGTTAGCACTATAAAAGGAAAgctttaaaacacaaacaactgCTTTCACTTAGCTTTGGTCTCTCTGTGGACATTACTGTAATGATGGAAGCTCACGCATTCATCTGACACAGTGGAAAAGAAGACAAGACTTCTACCTCAGCCAGGTGATTCTCAGACGTTTGTGTTTGAATGTCTAAAGTGTTCCCATTTAGACACGGCATATGATCATCTTCCATCTGCCTGTCACACTCTTTTGTTCAATTGATTCCGCTGACATTCActgaaaatgtgttttgtaCACACAAACAGCTCATGGGAAATTAAATAATAGAGGCTGCTTTGTATAGGAaattatatagtgtgtatatagtaatTCAGTcattgtttttgtctgttttagCAAAAGCCTTATCAGTGTTTAATCCCAAACTAAACCAGTCAAGACATCCAAAATGTTGAAAACCAAATGTAGATCTGCATCCTGCAACGAGACAACAATCCAAAATATGATACAAAATTAGCTGAATACTTGTTATGATCctctctgactctctgactCTGACACATGAGCACAGGTTCACTGAAGAacaagaaaagagaaaggaCGTTATTATGAAAGATCCATAAGCTGCTCACAGAGTATTAAAAAAGTCAGAAAGACAAATCGtggacaaacaaacaagttCTATTTCACATATGCACTATATTATAATtacttgaactttttttttttttaaaccactagCACTGATGTTCATGGGTCACTAAATTGTAGAACATGATAGCTTTATTAAATTATACCcacttatttcttctctttaactccaGTGGTCAAGTTTTGGAGATTGAACTCATGTTTCGAAGTTTTCAGAAATGAAATCTTGTGAGTTAAAACAAAGCATATCTTCAAGATATTTCTGATAAAAGATATTACTTCAAGACATTTACTTCAAGGCAGAGGGTGAACTTTCGTTTCTAAGTCCTGTGCCCCAGAACCTTATGTAAACAATCTGCTTTACAGTGAAAATACATATTTGCAAATTGAATTCAAATTAAGGCTGAAAACAGATCAACTTTAAAGACCCGACAGTGGCATCTTGATGCTGCTGGGATTTAAACCCAGAACCTACTGGACTGCTATCATCAAGCCTTAACCAACACTGCTGAATTTGATTGATAAGACTTTCCTATCTGAGCTCCACTGATGCTGCTATTATagaaaaatacacagatcagacatAACCTGAATATGAtaatatgaccacctgcctaatattgtgttggtccccctttctgGTAAAACAggcccatcatgcactgtgtattctgacacctttctatcagaaccagcattaacttcttcagcaatttgagcaacagtcgcttgtctgttggatcggatcacacgggccagccttcattccccacgtacatcaatgagccctggccacccatgaccctgtcgtcagttcaccactgttttttccttggaccacttttgatagatactgaccactgcagaccgggaacaccccacaagagctgcagttttggagatgctctgatccagtcatctagccatcacaatttggcccttgtcaaactcgctcaaatccttacgcttgctcatttttcctgcttctaacacatcaactttgaggacaaaatgttcacttcctgcctaatatatcccacccactaacaggggccatgatgaggagataatgagtgttattcacttcacctctcagtgctcataatgttatgcctgatcggtgtatttgttgttttaataatgttggatttctgtagtgtttacacatacagtatgtcgcaaaaaatacatatataaataatttttattttgtagtatCTCAGCTGGAGGAATTAGAAGCGCTTATCTTTAGTGTATCTGTTGTAGAAGTCTGGTGTATTCATGTGGTATTTGGATGAAGCATTCTTGTGTTGAACTTTATTTACTGCGTTTCCATTCCAGACaccattatccagagtgactctatcaataaatatatcctgatactggttcactagctGACAGACTAAGAATACTCAAATACAGTGGTGCTGTTTGTACTTCTGCTGCTCCAGTTTTGGGGTCTGCACACATATTTGATTTTTAGCACAGGTTTTTGTGCCGGATatccttcctgatgcaaccctcccattttattcaTCTCTCATTTattgagagttaacccctcagtgacTGGGTTGATTCCTTGTAGATTCCCTGTTTCCTGGATCCTGCCTCTGGACCACCagagaaaaataaagtaaataaagagtaaataaaGTGCTAAATCGGGTTATATTAGTAATCCATATCCGCTAAACCGGGTTGTAAGACATGGTACAGGAATGACAGTGCTGCAGTAGACGTCAAAAGCGTCTTTTCTCACTACACTAAAAAATCCCACTACATTAGTGCTTTTTGCAATGCCACACCTCTTCATCCACTTAAGTGCAGCGCATTCATTTATGACCATGAAATATAGCATAAAAATAACTGACTAATTAACCCTATGCTGGAAAACTAAATATCATCTTATGTATATTATAGCATTTGCTTATTTATAGTATATTCAAAATGCCATATTGTGCACACAGTGCTAAATATAAATCAACTCTACACATGAGTGAAATATTCACTGTAGTATTGCCTActagagaaataaaaatgcatcTAGAATTGCCACAATTTATTTGAGAGATAAGGTGGTTATCAGTGGAGCTAAACTCTTATTGCACAAAATGCTAAATCCTGTCTTATCATGCAGGTGCCAGTGCATCCAGGACAAACATCCGAACATTGCAGCTAATGTTGTTAACGCTGCAGTCGTGTTTGCACAGGGTCACAGCAGCAGCACCATCTGTGCATTACAGCTCAATTACAGCAGCCTCAAAGCAGAGCAAATCAGCCTCTAATGTCTGAAAACACATCAGGACTGGCAAGCAGTGGTCCATCTCCTAATTTCAAACATTACACTGTTTAATTAACGTAattataataagaaaaataaacactctgttcTAGGCTTCTGGACAATGCTCTTAGATGCTGGTAAGGAAAGTATACTGTAAAATAAGGAGTGTAGTGATGCGATAGAgggcttttttgtttgtttgtttgtttgttagaaaTTGATCTAGTAGTTTATTTGTACTGGATGCAACTGAACAGGATTGTGCCAGAACCTTCTAAAAACTACAGAGAGATCATTTACAATGATGTTACATTACTATAATTGTTCAACTCGTAGTCGAAGTGTGTCAAATACATATTGTATATGGTCTTGGGTTATTTGTGTGAGCTAACCTTGAGTTTACTTTACCATCATTTGTTAGAAGCGTGCAAAGGTTATGTGCAGTTGCTGTACgtgaatatacagaatataataATTGAGACATGCATAATATTGCCttatttatacagaatgtcTGGGCCATGCAATATGAACTGTACCGCATACATAATGCATTTCCTTTCCTCAGCTGTAATTACTGTACAACTAGGTTCTGTGGTTAAGATGTTgacctactgatcagaaggctgtCAGTTCAAAACACTCCAAAGACCACCAAACTGCTACTGCTGGGTCTTTGAGTAAGACCCTCAACTACTCACTGGtacaaatgagataaatgtatatTGCTCTGGATTAAAGTGCCATAATGACACacatgttgttgttggtgttgttctttcggctgcccCCTGTtgggggtcgccacagcggatcatttggtccgcatgtttccattatgcacaggttttacaccgggtGCCCTTCTTGACACAATATAAAGTACAAACATGGCTGTAGTTACACTCACTGCAAGACTAAAGACTTTGAAGCAAGCACATTTTCAGGAACTGGCTTTTTCTGGAAACTGTGAGTGAAGTATCAGACATGTGCATCAGCAATTCAAGAGGAGAAACAGGATACACAACTTTAATATCTTTTAATTCCCAAGCACTTTCAACCATAAATGCTTTTATCTCCAGCCCCATTTAATTGAAGATCTGGGATAAAGATAAACTTGAAAGAACTATTAAAGCAACACAATTTATGTGCAACTAATACCATCAGACATCTAAAACGTTTTACaaggtacactatatggccaaatattttgggacacccctccaatttattgaattcaggtgttgtttttcaggggttgttttggctccttagttccagtgaaaggaactcttaatgcttcagcataccaagacattctggacaatttcatgttcccagctttgtgggaacaatttggggatgaccccttcctgttctaacatgactgcagaccagtgcacaaagcaaggtccataaagacgtggatgagagagtttggtgtggaggaacttgactggcctgcacagagtcctcaacctgatagaacctcaacctgatagaacacctttgggttgTTTAgagaccaaaactgggatgtctgctttttacatacacatgaatgtaatatgaagttggcccaccctttgcagctataacagctttaacttttctgcgaaggctttccacaaggtttaggagtgtgtttatgggaatttttgatcattcctctagaagcgcatttgtgaggtcagacactgatgttggacgtgaAGGCCCCACTATAAAGTTGGGAGcgtgaaattgttcaaaatgtcttggtatgctgaagcattaagagttcctttcacatgaactaaggggccaagcccaacccctgagttcaatgatttggaagggtgtcccaaaactcttgccaatatagtgtatgaaggTCTATATGTTTGACCACTAGGGCCCTCTAGTGGACACTCGAGAAACGAACCATTTTTCAACACAGCTGGTTAGAAAGCTTCAACGTGTCATGAAGCTTCGTCTAGACAACATGAATCAAAAGGATATCAAGGCTCAGAGCTTTAAAATCTGCAGTGCTGGAAAAGGGTTTAGAGTGAATCAGTGATCTTGATGTGTTTATATACTAAAGAATGAGGACGTGACCCGGAAATGTTCAGCAGACCAAAGATGCGACCTCTGCTGATGGGACGTGGTAATGTCATAAGCAGAtgttacatataataataataataataataataataataataataataataataataataacaataacaataataataattccctCTGCTCCTGGCGTGCCTCTGTTTCTTTCGCCTGTTGACTAGCTACATTATTCTCCAGTGAAAAACTGGAAAATGTCAAATTTGTATACCTTGTTCATGGAGACAAATTACTGGCCCCATAATCACAAAACATTTacttatatcattaaaaaagtACTGCAGTCAGCAGGCAAATAAGCCAACCATATCATGGTTATACCATTCTGATacctaaaaaaaacatatcaaaagaaataaaatgtcagaACAGAAACAGCCAAAGCATTCCAAATACTGgacatgtaattaaaaaaatatattatttgtgtTATTCCTAGCATGTTATATCATGTGTATGTCTGGGATTTGTGCTGTGTCCACTGACATTAGTGTCATTTTCTTTAGGCGGAAAAATCCAGCATGGTCTGACCACCAGCTGCTAAAACACATGCATGTTATTGTTCAGGTTCCTTTATTAAACTGATCAGTAAAAACGTTTGAAACTTTCCTCGCTATTATTATATCTAAGATAACTTGCTGTATGATgtatcattcattttcattaacctgctttatcctggccagggttgcagtggatcaAGGCCTACCCCAGGAACCCTAGCACACATCATGGCATCTCTGTTCAAGGGAATCAGAGTATTAGGAGATGATTCTTTTCTATTGTATATATTCACAATGAGACCTTTAGTTTATGAAGGTTACGTCCtgtatctctacatctctagtATCTCTAGTTAAATCTGAGACAGACTTATTGTACATGAAGCCACAAACAAGTCAAGAGCACAGAGATTAAAATAGACGCTGAGAGTTTACAAGCTTCCCCATTGACACTTGTCTGCCATTGCTGTCCTTCAGGAAAGGGCGCATGCGCATTGGGGGACGCAGCCATACTCGGCGCATGCGCACTCTGGATACGCCCTAACAGTATATAACCCGTGCCAAGCCACCGTCCCGTTCCACCTTCAGCCATTTTGACGATGTTGGGAGCTGTGGGACGCTGCTGCACGGGGGCTTTGCAGGCTCTCAAGCCCGGGGTTATCCCCCTGAAGGCTTTTACCGGAGCTCCAGCGGCACTGTATTCTCGTAAGTTATGCTCAATTGCCGTCTTTTGAGAATTTTGTGTTGCTTCACGGTCTTTTGCACGGTTTTCTTAAATCAATGACGCCGCCATAACGAGGCCGGCCAAATGGCAGCATGCGGCAGGCCGCAAACCTCTCCAGCTGACGATTTCTATTAGAATTGTTTCATATAAACAATATGCACGGATAAATTTGTTAAGAATGACGCGTCTTCTCAACACGCTACATGCTGGAAAGTAGCAGTTAAGGTGATCGCGTTTAAAACCCGTAATGACCTTTATGTGTCATGGTGGAAGTGACATGAAGCCTAAGTGAGCTTAGCCAGTTAGCTAACAAGGGGCTAATGTGGCAAGTCGTGGACTAAAGAACACTGTActtattactgttttttttatatttaacctTTTGTCTACTTATTTATTTGACGTCAGTTTAATATAACCTACGCTTAAGGTCATTTTTTGGGTCAGCTATCTAACCTGTTTAGTGTGTGCGCTAACCGGCACctaaagttagctagctagctaatgttttgACCTCGAGCCACAAAAATGCTTGAGTTGAAGTCAGgagttttaagaaaataaaacgtATTGTGTCTCGAGAAATATTAAATCGTCACCTTTTCTATATTATTACGAAGTCATGGTTGTATTTTACcgtatttacttttttttttttttttttaatattccttTTCCCGTCTCTATCTTGCAGGCAGGGATTATGTCGCTCCCGCTGCTGCTGCCGCCGCCGCCAGCGGTCGCATCGTGGCGGTCATCGGTGCCGTCGTGGACGTGCAGTTCGACGAAGGACTCCCACCGATCCTCAACGCCCTGGAGGTAGCCGGTCGTGATTCTCGGCTCGTCTTGGAGGTGGCTCAGCATCTGGGTAAATGCTCCGGAGCAACTTTATAACTTTATTGGGTGGGGTGGCCGACAAAAATGATGCAGGATCAACAGGGACTGAGACGCACTGAGTGAAGGTTATGCCAGTACAACATCTACAGATGAAGAATTTATAATGTAATATCCTGAGTAGCATAACACAAATTTTGTAGCTGTTCAATTCAAAATGAATTGCTTCCATTTATTCATTGCATTTTCTATCAAGGGGTTTATTTGGAGTACTTAGTCAGGAATTTTACATATGTTGGGCTGTTCACTGGGTGCATCATCTAAAAGCTAATCTGTTCATCCTAAAGCGAATCTCGTAAGGGTTGTTGAGCCCTACAAAACATTGGTAACTTCCTGATCACTGTTGGATGTAATGTCAGTAGTCCACTgttcaataaaatatcattgACAAAAGAAGTTTGCTGCAGAATTTTCACTTTTTCTACACGTACAATTAAATTATGCAAGTAATGGAGATGGAGgggagtcttttttttttaaatgttgggTGGCCAGGATTAAGGTTTGGATGGGGTAGGAGTTTGTAGAGATCACAATTTTAGTGAAGAAGTTAGGGATTTCGTGGAATAttaaggttttgttttttttctccaaaaggGGAGAACACTGTCCGCACCATTGCTATGGACGGTACTGAGGGTCTGGTGCGTGGCCAGAAGGTTTTGGATACTGGTGCCCCTATCAGAATCCCTGTGGGACCTGAGACGCTGGGCAGGATCATGAATGTCATTGGCGAGCCTATTGATGAGCGAGGACCAATCACAACAAAAACGTAAGACCAAATGTGTATCATGGTGTTTGAGTTTTGTCCCACAGTGTTATTGCTGGAAAGTAAAATGTTTTGTCTTTAGGACTGCTCCCATCCATGCTGAGGCACCAGAGTTTACAGACATGAGTGTGGAACAGGAGATCCTGGTCACAGGAATCAAGGTGGTCGACCTTCTGGCCCCTTATGCCAAGGGTGGAAAGATTGGTAAGATTCACACTCCTTCAGAACTTAATCTTAACATGTTGATGTCTCATTGGACCTACAGTATTGTAAGAGTTTTTTTTACTAGATATTTTGTGGGGAGGGGACTGTAGAGGTATTCCACAGCATGCCATTATTCCATGTTTATATAAACTTTCACATTTGTATGTTGGATTGTGTGCATTTCACTTGTCCTCATGGTTTTACCTAAAATCTCTTGCCCCCCTCCAATATTTGTGCAGGTCtgtttggtggtgctggtgtaGGAAAGACTGTGTTAATTATGGAGCTGATCAACAACGTGGCTAAAGCCCATGGTGGTTATTCCGTGTTTGCTGGTGTGGGCGAGAGGACTCGTGAAGGAAACGATCTATACCATGAGATGATTGAGTCTGGTGTCATTAACCTGAAGGATACCACCTCCAAGGTAATTCAGCTTTATTGCATCTGTCTGAATTTTTCAGTGCAGCTGCTGCCATAGAGCTTGTCTAGACATGAACATATTTTCTGCCTCCAGGTCGCACTGGTGTACGGACAGATGAATGAGCCCCCAGGCGCTCGTGCCCGTGTGGCTCTGACTGGTCTTACTGTTGCTGAATATTTCCGTGATCAGGAGGGACAGGATGTGCTGCTTTTCATCGACAACATTTTCCGCTTCACCCAGGCTGGATCAGAGGTAATTACTGACCAGTATCTGACTCCATAATGTGTAACGTTGGCAGACAAATTTCACATCTTGTCCTCCTTTAGGTGTCTGCCTTGCTGGGTCGTATCCCCTCTGCTGTGGGTTATCAGCCAACTCTGGCTACTGACATGGGTACCATGCAAGAAAGAATTACCACCACAAAGAAAGGCTCAATCACATCCGTACAGGTTTGTACCTGAATTTAAAAACTCTTACTTTTTTTGATTACCCTTTTGATTGGGTTTGAGCTTGTGTTCTTGATGTCCTTTAGGCTATCTATGTGCCTGCTGATGACTTGACTGACCCTGCCCCTGCCACCACCTTTGCCCACTTGGATGCCACCACTGTGTTGTCCCGTGCCATTGCTGAACTGGGTATCTACCCTGCTGTAGACCCTCTGGATTCCACCTCTCGTATCATGGACCCCAACATTGTGGGAGCTGAGCACTACGATGTGGCCCGTGGTGTGCAGAAGATCCTCCAGGTATGTGGCATGTAGTACAACTCGAGGCAGCAAGGATGTCTGACATTTTCAGTCAATTTCTGATGAATTAGTTTCAGATTGTAACCCTAATCTTGTAACTCGGTTATTCATTAATGATGCATGTCTTTGCAGGACTACAAGTCTCTGCAGGATATTATTGCTATCCTGGGTATGGATGAGTTGTCTGAGGAGGATAAGCTGACTGTAGCTCGTGCTCGTAAGATCCAGAGATTCCTGTCCCAGCCCTTCCAGGTGGCCGAGGTCTTCACTGGACACTTGGGCAAGCTGGTGCCCCTTAAGGATACCATCAAAGGATTCAAGAGCATTCTTGGAGGTTTGCATTTCCCCTcttaattccattttatttcattggGTAACATGAGCCAGTTTAAATAAGTTCTCTAGTGCAGTCTTACTGAAGTACCTTTTATCTTGAACAGGAGAGTATGATGCATTGCCTGAGCAGGCATTCTACATGGTGGGTCCCATTGAGGAGGTTGTCCAAAAGGCAGAGAAACTGGCTGAGGAACATTCGTAAAAGTGTTTGAGCAAGATTGCAATGGAATGAGAGGAGCACTTGGTTTGTAAAGTCACATTCAACAATTGTACCTGTTTGTCAGTCGTTCtgaaattatatttaatgtttccAATAACAAAGATGGAAATAAATCTGTCTTACCGTGAATTGTGAGGTTTCTTTTGTGCCTGGAAATGTTCATTGAGCTACTGTCTGTAATGGTTGCTGGAGGTAAGAAAGCACTGATCATGCTAGAGCAGCACAAGGTTGACAAACACGTGATGAAAGTCGGACCATATGATCTGATGAGTGAAAAGAATAATTACTTTCACTGGAAAATGCAGAACTGAGCTGACTTGATATTTTTCAGTTTAATGGATGGATTCATTGTTTTTTGTCCTTAAACAAGTCGATgcttgtcatttcaaccacatatagctgatgcagtacatggtgaaatgaaacaaagtttctccaggaccctggtgctacataaacaacatacaattacaacagaaacaacacagctaggacagaagttacataaagtgcaaatgGTGCAATAACAGGaagcacaaaaacacaagaCTGGACACATGGTGCTgaaaaatgaaactgaaacaaattgaaaatatgtaaaatgaaacaaattggAATGTGATGTGCAAACTGGAAAAACTGTAAAAACCAGGTATCTAACATGTTTGTAAATGTATGTAGCAGCTTGATATGAATTGTGCAGAAAATGCTGTAGCAGCAGTTGTAgtgcaaataagaaataaacataGCAGCTGTTGAAACATAACAGTGGTTGAAGTAGTGCAAATAAGTAGTTATTACTTAAGTAAGATATTGTGAGTCTGTTTACAggaagagtgtgagagcgagatgGTATAATTTCAGTTCAGGGACAGTGATGAGCCTAATGGCTATAGGATAGAAACCGTTACATTTACTATTGAGGAAAATGAACACACAAGCACAGTTTTGTAAGGTTAAAATCAGTGGGATATGAACTGTAATCGATCTTGATTTTTCAGTATTAGGTCCATGGCTTAATATGCAACCTCATGTTTCTGTGCCAATTTACAgggatattaaatatatttggtttggaaaagataaaaataaataggtCTGTGATGAGCATTTTGCTATTATAATTGTGATTATAACCTGATCCCAAAGTATATGCAGTTACTTGACCATTAACATGCTTTTTCATGTTCTGGCATGTTACAACCTTGTGCTAAAATGGTGTTATATGTGGCCCCTGATGTAGGAGGTGGGGGACAAGAAATTTGAAGTTGTGCAAGTGTTCAGCCCTGGTGATGCAAAATGCCTACATCAGTTAAAAGGCAAAAACTGGACATTAGAAGTCACAAAATGAGTTAAATGGACCACCCAAAGGAGTCTGTTGGAGAACCTAAACATCATGTAGACCAGACCCTACTACAAAGAAGCAAAACGTCCATGACGAAGTTCTAGAAAGTTATTAGTCAGGGTTTGAACATCCTGTGGAGAACTATTAAATCTGCTAAGATGGACAAATTTCAGCATAACTGCAGGCCTCTGTTAATGAAGTTGTCCAACAAGTCAGTGACTGGGTAAGTGATTGATCAATCTGATTCTGGATCTGTGGCAGATTTGAAAGTGTCAGTGGTCTTTATATAGTCTGAATGAACATGATCAATTctgcaaaatataaacattacagATGTGCACTACTGAtgcagacatacactatattgccaaaaattttgggacatacctctaaatcattgaattcaggggttgttttggctccttagttccagtgaaaggaactcaatgcttcagcataccaagacattttggacaatttcatgctcccaactttgtgggaacagtttgggtttgaccccttcctgttccaacatgactgcgcaccagtgcacaaagcaaggtccataaagacatggatgagtgagtttggtgtggaggaacttgactgacctgcacagagtcctgacctcaaccagatagaacacctttgggatgaattagagcggagactgttaGCCACTGTGgacttctcatccaacatcagtgcctgacctcacaaatgcacttctagagaaatgggcaaaaattctcataaacactcctaaaccttgtggaaagtcttcacagaagagttgaaactgttatagctgcaaacggcgggccaactccatattaagttcatgtgcacgtaaaggcagacgcagtcccaaaacctttg from Hemibagrus wyckioides isolate EC202008001 linkage group LG10, SWU_Hwy_1.0, whole genome shotgun sequence carries:
- the LOC131360693 gene encoding transmembrane protein 275-like encodes the protein MLCSEQDPHPAAVKKKRSLRPHSQPSPALCCACGLCLMLAGINITLVGAFGFAKMLPANNPPIIIGPLLLLVALSFFAVCCMFSRQPSARSSHDNTRPVHWGLMGGTAFEMETSEHTLQDTTAIQLSPSNSQCSSHHSSPTHLPAVMLHPSETAKLPNGSHPYCQLSPREDDMVPLSSYEERDT
- the atp5f1b gene encoding ATP synthase subunit beta, mitochondrial, coding for MLGAVGRCCTGALQALKPGVIPLKAFTGAPAALYSRRDYVAPAAAAAAASGRIVAVIGAVVDVQFDEGLPPILNALEVAGRDSRLVLEVAQHLGENTVRTIAMDGTEGLVRGQKVLDTGAPIRIPVGPETLGRIMNVIGEPIDERGPITTKTTAPIHAEAPEFTDMSVEQEILVTGIKVVDLLAPYAKGGKIGLFGGAGVGKTVLIMELINNVAKAHGGYSVFAGVGERTREGNDLYHEMIESGVINLKDTTSKVALVYGQMNEPPGARARVALTGLTVAEYFRDQEGQDVLLFIDNIFRFTQAGSEVSALLGRIPSAVGYQPTLATDMGTMQERITTTKKGSITSVQAIYVPADDLTDPAPATTFAHLDATTVLSRAIAELGIYPAVDPLDSTSRIMDPNIVGAEHYDVARGVQKILQDYKSLQDIIAILGMDELSEEDKLTVARARKIQRFLSQPFQVAEVFTGHLGKLVPLKDTIKGFKSILGGEYDALPEQAFYMVGPIEEVVQKAEKLAEEHS